A region of the Cydia strobilella chromosome 18, ilCydStro3.1, whole genome shotgun sequence genome:
ctttttctactgacaagatttgcttgaccagctataactAAACCACTTCGTGTTTAGGCTCGTTTGATTCGTCTCAACAAGATCTTTGACACTAGGCACTAAATAGCAGCAGGGCAGGGTCTGATAATGAGGCTGGAAGGTGGTCACCAGTACCAATTAACCATGTAACTAAACCACTTCGTGTTTGGGCTCGTTTGATTCGTCTCAACAAGATCTTTGACTCGACTAATTTAACTAGtcctttttctaatattttataacgatattcctaaagataagaagatgctcttaacgtatgcggagtgaaatctggacaaagttcaatgtcgtattaaataaaaacaacatggttacttttcataaattttcatgtattttaataatgtatttaacaacgttaaatgCAAGATATAGTTTACTTaaatgcgagatttttaacgGAAGTTGTGGTACTTTATAGTCATCGGTATCTAAAACACAcatgttggcatttttttttaaattaacattttatcttccttaggagaacttttttaggaaacttcgtatgctcgacatatttcacattctcgtccgttggaccattggtgttcccaaaataatagttaccttgccataaatttccattttaagtgactaTATGACTAGTCCCCCAAAaatcccattacgcaaaaacagctgttttttacacattttggtcggtatgacgtacccacattttcagttatttatttttattttcggatacggtgaccttaacttttcttggatgtttgccgatgcccatatcttcaagatatttttaaacagttttactgccacatttgaataATCTCATGACCTCTCTGTAAGGTTTTGTGACTCAGCGGGCCGTCATTTTCTTCAATCGATCTCTCCCAGGAAACTGGGTAATGCTGGAAGGTTTACCTGAACCAGACTTTATagccgtaatttttttttaaagaacaaggatgtaaaaatattataaacatatcgTTACCTCTAACTCGCTTCCCcaaaatgttccactatcttcgctttcggccatagggaaatagtactggagaaattacatacagtttcgcgatagtgttcttctagattgaccacaatttcaagagaaagaatccaatgtacatgaaacttaccggattaattgacagatTAACTTATTGACTTTAAACTGGCAGTtggatataatttcagtttaattttttgtttactttttacatgttcaaaactttgtctagatttcactccgcatacgttactAGAACAAGTACTTTTGTTTCTAAAAATGAACGTAAAGTCCTGAAGTTCTTCGAGGAATATcattaattttacattatttcgacttttcttgtaacaGCGCTCTTAAATCAATCATGCCTTCATGCCGACAAaggggaaaaataaaaacaaggaaaaacattttacagtacatatggtgctactttctcgcactagtgcgtcaaataccacttttcgtgcatatgtctaaagtttaaagggccatatatatgtaaaacgttgtacgatacacgtgcgaataggtaattcgcaactcgtgtcgatttaaaacactcgctgcggtcgtgttttaatttatcgccactcgtttcgaacttcctcttttccgcacttgtatcgtaaataactatttcagtgGGACACAGctcagtaataataataaaccaagtagtttttttttgcaatgtaattaataagattaattttaagtatataagtatgtataaataatgaattgctgtgcccttgcagggtctgtattcttgtaacttgtaatactatgagcaataaatatgtttgagtttGAGTACCCTGCTGCTGCCGTGCACGTAATGTGgggatcatatttttttttcgtacaACTATGGTGTGGACTGTGGAGTGTCTTTGGGTAGGTCTTTAAAAATGAATAGGGGACCCCTATCAATAAatttacagtacacatggtgctactttctcgcactagtgcgtaaaagagcacttttcgggcgtatgtcgaaagtttaaagggccatatgtactgtaaaacgttgtacgatacacgtgcgaaaatgtAATTcccaactcgtgtcgatttaaaacactccctgcggtcgtgttttaatttatcgccactcgtttcaaatttcctcttttccgcacttgtatcgtaaataactattttgataCACCTAGTAAATAATTTTGGAAATAaccgctccgaaagaaaaaacatCATAAAAGTAAAGCTTTATAAagattttcaatgaaatcgatCGGTCTAGCCGTTTTTGAGTATTCcatttttagtaaaaatacatacaaagcGCTGAGAAGGTACTCCCTTTTCCTTGTTATAGTACATAAGTACATGATACTTATAATGGCGATGGCGCCCGTTCGAGGCAGCCTTTTAAGATGGACGGGTTactactacggaaccctacactgagcatggcccgacatgctcttggcagGTATCCATTAGgcattataaatgcaaaagtgtgtctgtctgttacctcttcacgcttaaaccactgaaccgatttagttgaaacttggtatagagataatgagtcccggggaaggacatagagtaGTTTTTTTCCctgaagtcatcctttaagggggtgaaaaggggggtgattGTTTGTATGGGCAattgataaaaagcagattggataaaaaaaggccaagtgcgagtcggactcgcgcaccgagggtgccgtactttttagtatttgttgttatagcaccaaccgaaatacatcatctgtgaaaatttctactgtctagctatcacggttcatgagatacagcctggtgacagacagacagacggacagcggagtcttagtaatagggtcccgtttttactctttgggtacggaaccctaataagctacccaaattactcacttcacgcagacgaagtcgcgggcaaaagctataaataaaagtaagtttttttaacttattttatgaATCTATggaataatacctacctactgcaaACATTGTTGactaggtacctaaacaaaaATATCTGGTCGGTAATATTATGCACGTAAATACCAATATGCACGTAAATACCAAAGATCTAATCGTAATCTTtcacaattaatatttaattatcaaGCTTTATTGCGAAAGGCAGTAAATTTTGATAAAGTAACTTTGTTAAATTTATGGCCCCCTATAAAAGAATAACTGAACCGAAAAACGCCTCGTAATTTCACCTGATATCTAAAGAAATGTAACCTAATCTACTTACGTcgcaaaaaatattgtacttcACTTTAATATACGAAAAcctttattgaaaagatgataataactacttacattaattgtataaaacaaaattatgactacttataaaataaaacgagtaaaactaaacctacctagaaaaaatataaatctcTATAACAAACCCTGGCCTCTTGGCAAGGttcccatcacgcaggcagcattcccgcgctggatcTCGATATTCTCGATAGCAATAAGCCTTTGCGCGAGAACGCTGCCCGCGCGAGGGTGCCCCTTGCGTTGCCTCCCTCAACCGCTTTCCGAGCTCCTTGGGGGCTTTTGCGCGAGAACGCTGCCCGCGCGAGGGTGCCCCTTGCGTTGCCTCCCTCAACCGTTTTCCGAGCTCCTTGTGGAGCCCGCGTGCTCCTCTGTCCTCTGCAATTTGTGGTTGGTGCCGAGACAgctatatttatttgctttaattcgCTCTCGTCACTTTAattattaatgttaaattaaataatattatatccaaTGATCACTATATGAGAAGTAATGCGTTAGGTATGTGTTCTTTTgcattatgtatgaaataacatatattaataaagattttttctattctattctatatagaACGCTTTTCGTTTAATCCTAGCAGGGGTTTTAAAATTAGCGGACCCTTGCGACTGTCTTAATGTGACAGCCTAACCCCAATAaagtagggtaggacggggacaattgaaacacgttatgattgaaacaagtcaaatttcttgaaaattacaatacctaTGCATGTGACGCTATACTCAGGCTATGCGGTCAGTTATTCTTAaatcctgagggcctaccgtgaaccacgttcgacgtgtgttgcctccctgtcacatttacgtacgaatttacaagtgcgacagagagacaacacgtcgaacgtggttcacggtaggccctctgaaccAATAGCGCTCACGGACGCTTTTTGGACGCCCCCAAAGAAGTCTAGAGTCTTACAAATTTTTTTGCATCCCTTTCTTTGATCAAGATCTTCAGACGCAGATgaattgtgaaatgtttgtaatttttgcGAACTTTAGTTGAGCTCATTGAACACCgtgatagttatttaaaaaaaccggccaagtgcgagtcgaactcgcgcaccgagggttccgtactttttagtatttgttgttatagcggcaacagaaatacatcatctgtgaaaatttcaactgtctagctatcacggttcatgagatacagcctggtgacagacagacggacagcggagtcttagtaatagggttccgtttttaccctttgggtacggaaccctaaaaatgggatATGGGGAAAAACTTATACTTATGCAATAACGAAATTCCCGCTTTAAATGAGAGATAACGAAATCGTAGACGCAACGACACCAAAACTTTCCTCTTGTTTCTGCCTTTGAACATTAAGACTTTGAAAGTTGTCTCTTTACTTCTGGGACAGCCtttatttatcacatttttttatcaaagcttTAGTCGTATCAGTTCAATACAAATCGAtgataaataaacatataaaagCCTTTTAAAATTTGACAAAAACATAGTCAGTTTGCTGATACCGGCTTTAACGTAAGTATTCCTAGTATCCAAAGAATAttctgttgttttattttactgagTATTTTACACTTgtgtaaaacatttaaaaaaaatgttcgaaTTGGAACTATGATATCTTACTTCCAAAGGACAGTAGTGGTCACTGCACCGTAGTGTCATTGAATCAATAATTCCTGATGATTTCAGCTCCATCATGAAATACCTGATCATACTCTCCGTGATCGCCGCCGTGGCGTCGGCCGATATCGTGAAGCCCTCGCCCCTCCCCGCCCACGTGCAGGAGCTCGAGGAGGTGATCGCCGCCATCAACAGCCCCAGCACTGAccccgccaccgccgccgccctGGAACAGCTGCTCCTGCAAACTCTCGGCATCTCATCTCTCCCCGAGTCGCCCATCTCCGTCGGCCCCGCCATCGTCGAGGAGACTCCCATCTACATGCCACCCGTGCCCGTGAAGCCCGAGTCCCCCGCTCTCGTGCCCGCTCCCATCGTCGACGCCACCCCCGTCGACGTAGCCGCCGCCTCCCCTCTGGTCCAGATCATCCTGAACATAGCCAATTAAGCTCAAAGCACCAGAACTACCAGTCAAAAGTTGCGCTTATAAAATGTTCAATTAGCATGAGGGGTAATTTTTTAACTAAGATTaagatgaaataaatgaattgtattctagaaaatgtttgaACATGAGGTACAATAAATTTATTCCTTAACacaaattaacttttattttggtCATCAAATAAACCAATGTGTAAAAACAAGCGACATCGAACATATGTCAGGATCCGTCTTAGTTTAGCCTGCCTGGCTCAggctcagtagtttcggagataaggaaGGAATGACCAATTTTCGCCTAATTTTCTTATAACTTCAGAACTATc
Encoded here:
- the LOC134749356 gene encoding uncharacterized protein LOC134749356 yields the protein MKYLIILSVIAAVASADIVKPSPLPAHVQELEEVIAAINSPSTDPATAAALEQLLLQTLGISSLPESPISVGPAIVEETPIYMPPVPVKPESPALVPAPIVDATPVDVAAASPLVQIILNIAN